Proteins encoded in a region of the Solanum dulcamara chromosome 9, daSolDulc1.2, whole genome shotgun sequence genome:
- the LOC129903652 gene encoding uncharacterized protein LOC129903652: MRFGRKGKLSPRYIGPYQIVRKVGKVAYELDLPADLEAVHPVFHVSMLRKFVGDPSRVFPVEDIQVTEELSYEEQPVAILDRQVRRLRTKDVASIKVLWRNSNREEMTWEAEEGMKKKYPQLFSASTGNLSSLLPILEIINYVKQLYL, encoded by the coding sequence atgagattCGGCAgaaaagggaaacttagtccgAGATACATCGGGCCTTATCAGATTGTCCGTAaagtaggcaaggttgcctatgaattGGACCTACCAGCTGATTTAGAAGCAgtacatccggtgttccacgtgtCTATGCTTCGTAAATTCGTTGGTGATCCTTCCAGAGTATTTCCTGTAGAGGACATTCAGGTGACCGAGGAGCTATCCTATGAGGAACAACCGGTGGCTATTTTAGATCGTCAGGTAAGGAGGTTACGCACCAAAGATGTGGCATctatcaaagtattgtggcgcAATAGCAACCGAGAAGAAATGACTTGGGAGGCGGAGGAAGGAATGAAGAAAAAGTATCCTCAGTTGTTTTCTGCATCCACAGGTAACTTAAGTTCCTTATTACCTATATTggaaataataaattatgtgaaaCAGCTGTATTTATAA